ATTCTTCTAATAAAAGAAGATCTTCCCATTTAGTCTGTAGTGTATTTAGCTGATCGATATCTACTTTTAGTGCTTTAATGCATTGAATGGTTTTTTCTGACTTTTCGGGATTAGACCAAAATAAAGGATCTATACTTTTTTCTTCTAATAACTGCAGTTGTTCTATTTTACCAACATAGTCAAAGACAGTGTTTTAAAGCCTCTATTCTCTCTTTTACATTAAAATATTTAGTTTTCATATGTTTAAATTTTAAAAGTTGTCAGTTATTGTTTTCAAAGTGAATACGATTACTTATAGAGTCATCTGTTTCACCAATAGCAAATATATGGTGTGCAATACCTATTGTCTTTTTATCTTCAGTAAGCTCACTGAATGGATTACTAAAATCTACAATTTTATTTGGGAATGTATAAATGGTAGTATAGGTACTATCTCTAAAGAAAAAGGCTAAATCTAAACTATTAACTAAGCAGTTATCATGTTCCTTATAAAGGAGTAATTTTTTTGCTATACCATTTACATCTTCACGGACAAATAGTTCATCACTAAAGCTGAAATAAGTGATATTGGTAGGATCAAGTCCTTTATTTATTTGATCAACAGCTTTATTCAGTACTTTAATATTTTCAAATGCAAACTTAATAGTAAACTTCAACATGGCTTTGTCCTGTTTTAGGCGAATATCACTAATGCCATCTATTTTTTTTAATCTTTGTTCAGCAGCAGAAAAAATATTATATCCAATAATTTTTGTAATATGTTGATAATCTTTATTAATATATTTGATTACTGAGATCAGCTTACCGATTTTTGTCAAATCAACTTTAAGACTAAATCCACCAGAGCCATTTTTATTGAAATAAGCTCTTTCCACAAAGTCTATGCCTAAGGAGTAACTATGGCTACTATAATGAGTAGTACAATAAAACAAGAATAAAAATAAAAAAAATATAATTTTTGCCTTTTTGCGTTGCATCACGAATTCTATCAGAAATGAAAAGTTTACGTGGCCATTCCCTATCTATTAACCTAATTATAGATGGCCTCTATCGTATTAACATACTAAAATATAAATATACAAACAAATATTCTTGGTAGTGATATACATATATGATTGTATAAATCATTGACATTGAATATTTTTCATTATATTTGATAAAAAACGGTTCATTTTTCTCAAAGTAATATGTCATGGAAAAGTGGTCTCAATTCCTAACTGAAGTAAATGTAGTCAAAAATGGCTTTAATAAAGACCAAAAACAAAGCTATTTATGTAAAAGTTGCAAAAAACAATGTATAGAGAGAAACACTTTTAATGTATAGAAGATTTGGAGATAAGGAAATATTAAATTTATATGATAGAACTACAAAATGTTTGTTATAAAATTGATAATAAGTATATATTAAAAAATATCAATTTACAGTTAGTTGAAAAAAAAATTGGTATCATTGGTGCCAATGGTAGTGGTAAAAGCACTTTTGCAAAGTTGCTTAATGGTCTTAAGTTACCTACTGAAGGTACTGTAATTATAGATGGCTTACATACATGTAAATGTGGTAGAGAAATAAGACGTAAAGTAGGATTTATTTTTCAAAATCCAGATAATCAAATTGTTTTCCCTATAGTTGAAGAAGACTTAGCATTTGGATTAAAAAATATTGGATATAATAAAGTTGATATCGATAGAAAAATTGATTCTCTTTTATCTTTATACAATATGGAATGTTTACGTAAATCCTCTGCACACCTGCTTAGTGATGGAGAAAAGCAACTATTAGCGATTGTCGGAGTAGTCATAATGGATCCTGAGTATATTATATTTGATGAGCCTACTACGTTTTTAGATTTAAAAAATAAAAAAAAGATTTTTCAAGTAATGGAAAATTTAAGCCAAACTGCTATTGTCATTTCTCATGACCTTGAATTTTTGTCAAATTTTGATAGGGTAATCGTTTTTGAGCAGGGTAAGGTTGTTGCAGATGGACATCCTTCTGTTGCTATCGCCACATATAAAAAAATGATGATATGAATTTGGAAAGTTATTATCAACGGAATTCTCCTATTCATAGATTATCTTTTGCCATCAAGTTATGCTGGTTGGTTACTCTTGGAATTGTTTTATGCTTAAGTTCTAATTTCTTTATACTAACCATTAGCCTTTTACTTACTATATCTTTATACATTGTTGCTAAGATTCCATTAAAAATGGTCCGAGCTCAATTATGGTCTATTGGTATGGTACTGATCATCGTATGGTTTAGTTATAGTGGATGGATAAACAGTTTAAAAGCAGCTATACGTTTTTGTATATTAATATTTTTCTCTTTATTGATCACATTAACAACACGCACATCTGACATAATGGAAAGCATAGAGAAGCTTTTAGTATTCTTATCTTATTTTGGTCTAAATCATAGAAAAATTAGTTTATCTTTGTCACTTACCTTACGGTTTATTCCTGTAATTGCAAATTCTTTTCAAGAAGTACATATGGCGCAGCGTGCTCGAGGGATAGAGCATAATTTTGTAGGAATTATCATTCCTACAGTTATTAAAACTTTAAAAATGGCAGAAAATATTGCTGAAGCTATTGAGGCACGTTCTTGGTAGAAGGTGTATTATTTATAGTTGGTAGTCAGTCTTAAAACATATATTTATATTTTGTAAGATTTCTATACAACTTAACCAGTGCATACTATCTAGAAAAAATAGCAGAACACCTCAAAATCATTCTTTTCCCTCTTTAGTTATATGAAATATAACATTATGTGCTACATCACCTAGCGCTTTAGCTATTTCGGGTTCCATGCTCAGATATTTCTGTGCAAGAAGTATATCTATAGCAAATGTTTCTCGCGCCATAGATAGGATCTCTGACTTGTTGCTATAGCCTGCAGCATGTTCAAGGTCATAAAGGCGTTCAGCCAACTTAACATAAAGAACAACCCGTTGATCATCGTTGACAGCATCTTTAAAACGATTGTCTATATACAACATGGATTCTTCTAGGTCTTTACGTTTATCTATGGCAAGTATATTTTTTACAAATTCAAAAATACCCAAATTATAGTTGGCTCTAATATAGGAAAGTGATAGATGGGTATAGCGCACCAAATCATACAAGAGCGCAGCGTAAACAGGTTTGGGTGAAATACCAACCCATTTCGAAACCAATGTAGCTATGCCTGCAGCACGTACATAAAATAATTCACCACACATATGGCGTTTAAATCCATAACAACGTCTCAGTAGTAACAATATTTCTGTTATGATAGCAGGATCAGCATGAGAAACGCTACAGGCATATTCATGAAAATCAATTAATACTTTCAATGAATCAACTTTTTCCTTTGGAGTTATTTCAGATTTGGTAGCAGAGAGTAAGTCTAAGGGTAATCTTTCAATCATTTCTTCTCGTATATCATTGACATTCAGTGGAAGGGCGATCAAAATACCATCTTTGTCTGGTTTAGGCAATTCTAGATAGCCATAATGTGATTGGATAATCCCAAGCATATTACTTGTAGTGATATCCATAGGCTCTGGATCTACATTACGGTGTCGATTTAAATTGTTTTCTACAAACATTTTATCATCATAGCAACTGTGATAGGGCGTTATATTTTCTCTTGGCGTATTGTAATTGCTAATTACAATAGTAATGGCTGCAAAAGGACGTAATACGGCATGTTTTTCGTGAACTTTTTCACATTGATGAAAGATTAATGTAGCACTATGGATATCCAACCTTACCATATCTTTTTCTACATTGTCTTTACTAACAATGCGCAATACAGCAGTCACTAATACATCAACAATCTTATCGACATCACATATCATAGATAGTGGTTCTTCTTTTTCCATAAAAATTCTTGGCATAATACCCAATTCATTTTCCACCTTTACTTCTACCTTGCTAATCAAGTTCGATAGGGTGATTTTTTTTGGAGCAAGCAGAAGATGGTCTTTTGATTTACTATGTCTTTTTAAGAATAGCGCCCAATCTGTAAATTTATTTATTATACTCTGAAAATCTTCTTTATATAACGGAGTGCTGTTATGCAAAAAGGATATAGCTTGGGTTACATTGTTGACTACATTTTCTAAAATGGTCCCATTTTCCGCAATTACATCTTTGTCTCTTTTTTGCGTTATATCCAATCCATATGCAATTTCTTTAAGTTTTTGTTCTTCTTGAGCTTTCTGTTGGTGTTCCAAGTAAAAAATTTTCTTATTTAATAAATTATTTTGATTTTTAGCGTAAAAAATAATCAATAGAACAACTACACCGAATACTAAAACCAATGGGATATTTTTGACACTTATTTGCAAGATTCCTTCTATTTCTAACTGGAAGATAGCATAAGCCAGCATTGAAACGTTAAGTACCATAGCAGGTATGCTGATATGAGCAGGCAGCATATAGGCAGTAAAAGCCAGGTGAACAAAGGCCAAAAATAAGGTAAATATAAGATTTGTACTATGTAACCAGTGGAAAAAAATATCCATAGAAAGTGCAAAAAGCAGTCCTATAACCCAATACTTTCCAGATATATAATGGGTACCTCCCTTGTTTTGATGCATACCATAACAAAAAAAAATGAGGGCCGTTATTAATCTAAGTACATACCAAATTGTAAAATGATCTTTTCCGATTATAGTGAGCGAAAACAACGTGGTAATTCCAATATAAAAGCTCATTAGCAACAGACTTTTATGACTAGGCTTAAGTTTCTCTAACTTACTACGGAGCTTTTCTTCTTCTTGCATCCGCTTTTTTTTTCTTTCCTGTGCCTGTCTTTTCTGTTTAGCTTCATCATCCTCTTTCATCCATCCTGTACCTTCTGGCTGTGGACGTGAGTAATGTGCAACCATCATCGCTATACCATTAGCCAGCATACAAAAAAAGGAACCATCTATATCTGTTTTTGGTTCAACCCATTTATTCCAAGCTGTTATAGTTACTGCCCCAGTAACCATACCTATTAGAGCAGTAGTAGAAGTACCTCGAAAGCCCAAAACAGCCAATACAAAAGGAGCTGTAATGATTGGGACAGAAAAATCAAAAGATAATTTCAGCAACTCTAGGATGTCTTTATAATAAAATGTTACGATCATGGCAGATAGACCTACAATTAGGGAAGTAACCCTAGCAAGCCTAAGTCCATTTGAAATAGTTGTTTTTTTACCACGCATACTTTCTACAATATCATGGCTAATTAAAACGGAGCAAGAATTAAGACTAGAATCAGCTGTAGACATGGTAAGTGCAAGAAGGCTGATACAAATAAGCCCTTTTAGAAATGGGTGCATGTTACCTATAATATGCTTCCAAACCTCTTCTGTTGCTAAGTCAGGAGCATCTACAAAGACAGCTATACCTACTAAAACTATAAAAATTATGATAACAAAACGGAGTACGCTGGTATACAGAAAAACTCTTTTGGCTTGTATTGGACTAGAAGCCATATAGATTCTTTGTATTGTTGGTGGTTCTATAGCAGACATTAAAGCAGATAAAATCAATGCAATGATACTGATTAAACTGGTATCCCATCTAACCACACTAGAAAATTGAAATTTTTCTTGTGTCTGTAAAAAGGTTAGGGTTTCTCCCATTGACTTTCCCGTTTTTTGGAACATAAGCCAGGCTAATACAGGAATAATTGCCAAAAAGGTTATAAATTGCAATGCATCTGTATAAGTTACTGCACGAATACCTCCAAATGTAGAATAAAAAATAAGAATAAGTGTAGCAATAATAGTTATGATTTTAGGATTATCCATACCTGTACACATATTGATGGCTAATGATATAACATTAATTTGAATAGCAAGAGTAGCAATAGCAGCCATAATGCAAGCTATTGCAGTAATAGCTCTTGGCATTTTACCATATATACGACCGATACTTTCCGCCATAGAGAGGTGGTTCATAAATGGTCCCATGCGATCTGCAAGAGCACTAACCATCCAAATATCTACATTTCCTATTATTGAAAATAATATCCAATATAAACCTTGGTTATGCACTTGTTGTACATTTCGTATTAATCCTCCTCCTCCAATAATTGTGGCTAATACCGTAGCTACCAGCGTAGCTGTGGCAAAGTTTTTATGACCTACAGCATATTCTTTAAGGCTGGTGGTCTTTTTACCAAAGTAAATCCCTGCAGCCAATGTAAATAACAAAAAAGCTCCTGCCATAAGGAGTGGAAGATTGGATAGTATCATAGGAATTTTTGCTTTAAAAAGGTTATATAAATGCTGAAAACTGTTTTTCTAGATACCTTTATCTAGATACCTTATATTTACCACTTTATTAGCAGAAGTTATTATAGGTAACTTTTTTATAAAAAACAAGCTTTTGTATTAAAATATAAAATTGGTAGCTTAATGTCTAGTTATGTTTATGTGGGTAAGTCTTTAACATTTAGCAAACGTTTTGAGTACTTCATCATCCTTATCATTGAAAAAAAGGGCGGAATGTAGGATTTTAAATGAATTATGTATATTTACACAATCTCTTCAAAAGCCTCCCAGTATACTCTTTACACATTTATCCTTGGCTTCGGGTGTTATGTTTCTTAAATTCTTTATTTATAATATCATCTGTTTCTTCCAGGACTTTCGCATTTTTAATTAAAAGCTGTATATGGATTACGCCATAACTTTTCCTGAAAAATTTTTAAGGGTTCA
The Cardinium endosymbiont of Culicoides punctatus genome window above contains:
- a CDS encoding energy-coupling factor ABC transporter ATP-binding protein — protein: MIELQNVCYKIDNKYILKNINLQLVEKKIGIIGANGSGKSTFAKLLNGLKLPTEGTVIIDGLHTCKCGREIRRKVGFIFQNPDNQIVFPIVEEDLAFGLKNIGYNKVDIDRKIDSLLSLYNMECLRKSSAHLLSDGEKQLLAIVGVVIMDPEYIIFDEPTTFLDLKNKKKIFQVMENLSQTAIVISHDLEFLSNFDRVIVFEQGKVVADGHPSVAIATYKKMMI
- a CDS encoding transposase-like zinc-binding domain-containing protein codes for the protein MEKWSQFLTEVNVVKNGFNKDQKQSYLCKSCKKQCIERNTFNV
- a CDS encoding sodium:solute symporter family transporter, which gives rise to MILSNLPLLMAGAFLLFTLAAGIYFGKKTTSLKEYAVGHKNFATATLVATVLATIIGGGGLIRNVQQVHNQGLYWILFSIIGNVDIWMVSALADRMGPFMNHLSMAESIGRIYGKMPRAITAIACIMAAIATLAIQINVISLAINMCTGMDNPKIITIIATLILIFYSTFGGIRAVTYTDALQFITFLAIIPVLAWLMFQKTGKSMGETLTFLQTQEKFQFSSVVRWDTSLISIIALILSALMSAIEPPTIQRIYMASSPIQAKRVFLYTSVLRFVIIIFIVLVGIAVFVDAPDLATEEVWKHIIGNMHPFLKGLICISLLALTMSTADSSLNSCSVLISHDIVESMRGKKTTISNGLRLARVTSLIVGLSAMIVTFYYKDILELLKLSFDFSVPIITAPFVLAVLGFRGTSTTALIGMVTGAVTITAWNKWVEPKTDIDGSFFCMLANGIAMMVAHYSRPQPEGTGWMKEDDEAKQKRQAQERKKKRMQEEEKLRSKLEKLKPSHKSLLLMSFYIGITTLFSLTIIGKDHFTIWYVLRLITALIFFCYGMHQNKGGTHYISGKYWVIGLLFALSMDIFFHWLHSTNLIFTLFLAFVHLAFTAYMLPAHISIPAMVLNVSMLAYAIFQLEIEGILQISVKNIPLVLVFGVVVLLIIFYAKNQNNLLNKKIFYLEHQQKAQEEQKLKEIAYGLDITQKRDKDVIAENGTILENVVNNVTQAISFLHNSTPLYKEDFQSIINKFTDWALFLKRHSKSKDHLLLAPKKITLSNLISKVEVKVENELGIMPRIFMEKEEPLSMICDVDKIVDVLVTAVLRIVSKDNVEKDMVRLDIHSATLIFHQCEKVHEKHAVLRPFAAITIVISNYNTPRENITPYHSCYDDKMFVENNLNRHRNVDPEPMDITTSNMLGIIQSHYGYLELPKPDKDGILIALPLNVNDIREEMIERLPLDLLSATKSEITPKEKVDSLKVLIDFHEYACSVSHADPAIITEILLLLRRCYGFKRHMCGELFYVRAAGIATLVSKWVGISPKPVYAALLYDLVRYTHLSLSYIRANYNLGIFEFVKNILAIDKRKDLEESMLYIDNRFKDAVNDDQRVVLYVKLAERLYDLEHAAGYSNKSEILSMARETFAIDILLAQKYLSMEPEIAKALGDVAHNVIFHITKEGKE
- a CDS encoding energy-coupling factor transporter transmembrane component T family protein, with the protein product MNLESYYQRNSPIHRLSFAIKLCWLVTLGIVLCLSSNFFILTISLLLTISLYIVAKIPLKMVRAQLWSIGMVLIIVWFSYSGWINSLKAAIRFCILIFFSLLITLTTRTSDIMESIEKLLVFLSYFGLNHRKISLSLSLTLRFIPVIANSFQEVHMAQRARGIEHNFVGIIIPTVIKTLKMAENIAEAIEARSW